The sequence AACATGTCTTTGCCAGCACACTGTCATGCATCTCCAAACTAAAATGGCCATGTCGGTAAATACAGTGTGCATCACCCTGACAACTTAAGCTGGTCAGAAtcaaagctgctgcagtctgACCCTCTTTTCTCCCCAGTGCCAACACTCATCTAACCTTGTGGTTTAAGTTAGTGTGGGGAATGATAAAAAGGGGAGAGGGTTTTGGCAGTACTTGATAGATCTGTATCTGTTATGTTTTGTAATTAGCCTTGCAAAAAGTTCTGTGAATACTCATTTCAGTATCTAATCAAGGAAGTTTTGAAAGTAACTGAATACAATACGTGCATCTAGAGAACTCTTTAGAAAGTAGCTTTATATAAATCATGAACAATTTATCCCTTGTTTAATGCGTTCATGTGCAAGTAGTtagaatgaattaaaaattaccAGTTCTGGAGTaaattttttctctccaaacCAGCTTATCAGGTATTCTAAGACACTGGTTACTGTTGCCTTCAAAAGAGGAACAAAGAGACAATACAATATCtgcaatgttttgttttgctgtcctTCTATCCCAAGAACTGTATTATATAAAaagcaatttgatttttttaaaatatacacattATGTATTTCTACTCCACTGTGATACTATACGGTATTTATTCCAGGTTGAAGTTACATATAAGGGTAGAGTAAGTGTTAAAGCaccagttcctggaaaaaactTTTATATAAAATTGTCCTAGGTTCAGCTAGGAAGTAATTTTCTGTGTTAACAAAAAGTTATGGTTAAGTTACAGATTAGGAAAGAGGCATCAATCTTGAGTGGTTGTTTCTTTATAAAGGTGACTAGTGGGAAACATAGTAAAGGAAGGGTAAGTGTGATTCTTCTAGGCTTGCAACGTACGCAAGAGTTCACTATCAAGTTGAAGGACCGCACTTAAAAAACACTAAAtgggaaatattaaaaacactGCCAAGCACCTAATGGGGCATTCAACAAAAATTCAAAGATTAAATGTTCTACAGAGAAATTACAAGGACAAAATACTCTTAAAACTAGTCATGATAAATATTTACTAGTAAAGTTGTTTGTAGCTGAAGGCAAGATTATGTGTTTTCCTTGTAAATATACAATAATTGTTGTAATAAACAATTGCCTACTCTAGCACAGAAAAATAGGTAAGACCTCTACAACAGATAGAATACGAGAAATAATGATTTATGTAATGTCCCTATGCGATTTTAAGAGGTAGGCTTACCTGACTCATTCTGCTTACAATACTTAGCAAAGGGGGAAAGCccacctgaaaaaaatcaagttcaaAAATGCAGACATAAtcataaacatttttgttctaaTTTAGAACATACTAACATTTTGATGTGATGCTCAGACATTTGTAGTGATTTGAAAGTCTGTTCTGAGCTTTgaaatatagatatatataaaaaaaaatcttcaagcAAGTTCAAGATAAGGTCCAGTCAAATTTGGTATCAAAGAACCTTGTTTTTACTGCTATTTGTTAAAgttctgttttttcaaaatgatGCAGTGAAGGGCATGTTTGTAGGATAGCATGTATGAGGACAGAAACCACATATCACTATTCAACAAAACATTAAAGCAGACTATGCAGAAAgctttccattcagttcagtgagcAACAAAGTGATGTGATTTAGCTGGTAACAGATGAAGGAACTCTTTAACTTTTTGACTGAAGGGATAGACTTTTCCTCTGCATCACTCAGCTTCCActtgaaagggaagaaaaattggACTTTCTGGGCTCATTGGAGAGCCTACTTCCTATTTAGCACAAAGTGGTAATAAACTGTAGGATTGTTTCTGGCAGTTACTCTTGAAAATAGCAGCTGAAAATTAGATAGAAGTCCTATACTCACCTTTATGTAATCAATTCCTAGATTTTCATTATCAGATAGTGCATCTATTTCTGAGTATACTTTTTCACCCAGGCAGAACTTCTTCCAGCCTTCCTCATCCTCCGATTTTGgctgaagtaaataaaaataagttaaaactGTGAAATATTGCTATCTTGAAGACACTGAAGAAAAGACATGATAATATTTACAAGTTGTTACATTAAACTGTAAAGCAAGATTAACCACAGATTTAATgactggaaaaaacccacagcactGTTATGAATTCTACTCACCATAGTAACATTGCTGTCCAAATGTTGTGACCGCCAGCGATTTCTGTGCTTGTTCAGGCTctgagtaattaaaaaaaagccaaatcatAGTTTAACTTTGCAGTTATTTTATCTGAGCCATAATTCTCTTCATTATTCTTAAAATGTATAAAGAGTGTATTTTATGATGTTCTATAAATCAGTAGAGGCATAACTGGCTAAGTATTTACCATGCCTCTTAGTAGAAGTGTAACTAAGTTGCTCATGCTGGATTTTTGGAAGTAATGGTAAAAGCTGAAGGAATTTAAAGTCTACTACATAAAGTTAAGTTGATGTAGTAAGCTTTAATAGTCTTCTAGAATTTTCTTGGTATAAcaagcttaagaaaaaaacaacctgatTTAGTCCAAAAGCACACATAAAGCCAATATCCTGTTTCCAACAGTGGTCTGCATCTGTATCAGATGTCTACAGAACTGTTAGAAAGGCAGCAAGTGTGCTTTCCTAGCATATTTCTTCTACCTTCTACCTGAAATTTTTCCCCCAATCCAATTGTTATTGTAGCAGTAAAAATGACCACTAACAACACTAACTAACAGTAGCTGATGCATAGTGTTTAAACAAGTGACTTctgatgctctttttttctcaaatattttttaggATATTCTCATACTTCACAGCGTTAATTCTGGCACAGATGAGAGAACAGTTGATTTGTGTATAAAAGAAATACCTGTGTAGTGAATATGCCTTTAGATGTCAGTTTCCTTAGTTCTACTAAAACCTTAGATTATGCCTAATATACGATATACAGTGTGATAACTTGTAGAAATAGGGGTAGCTCAGTCAGTATTTACAATGTAGATGCAGTAGTACAGATCACTGATTTACCTCCCTGAAAAAACAGGGTAAATGAGCTTATGCAAAGTTGAATGCTACAGCAGCTTCAGGGCAGCTGGTTATACTTCAGTTACTTGAGGTATTCCTACAATGCAGTATCAATGCATTGTAAACATGCCTTCTGCAGTACTGGAGTCATAAATGATCTCTACTTATCTCTTTATTATGTTTCACATTTCACCTTGTTTGAACTGTGGATAGAGAGAGAGACTGCTTGATTCtccatttttgttctgttatttAAGAGCAGGGTGGAAACGCAGTAGGCAAGATTTAAGTTTGTGCTAACATTACAAtcttacaaatacattttaccAAATCAGTATTTCCCCTCATAATGGGTGCCACCACTGTCAACAGTATCCTAAATGGACAGTGTGTTCTACATACATGGATTTCCTGGTGGGTTAGAATCTACTTGTTTTTCAGTTAATGTTGAGTTCTGCAGAATATTCCTGCTAGCACTAGATTTGAATATAACTGCGTAACatcacagggattttttttcctccctcagctACTCTATATGATTTAATCTAAATACTGACAGCTATTTTTGCTGACTTTgaaggataattttttttaaacatgactCTCAAGAGGTTTATCAGAGGTTTAAAAGCCACAGTATATATTCAGTTCTTTTTCAAgaacttaaaatatttgtccTACCATAAAGTCATAACATTTCTATAATAGATATAAGGTTGTCCCCCGTAAAGCACAGACGTGTTCTATCTAGACAGTGCAAGTCCCCTCACACACACCATTTTGTACCTGACGGACAGCTGAGAAATTGGccacttgctgctgctgccacttgAGCGTTGGAGAGTATCCTTCAGGAGCAGGCTGACATCCAGAAATCTAAGAAAACACTGGCAATAATTATAATGTAAAGAAAGCTTTATAAGAAGAACCCTTAAGAGCAAGAGAATCAGTAAATGTTTACTGTCGGGTAAACAATATCCTTTAAATCTTTGCTTAAGAAAGGTAATTTCATGACGACATCCAAGACTGACTTAACAGATGGTTTAGACAAAATTTCTTCTGACTCTTCTCATATGCAAATAAGAAGGAAGACTAAGTATTCAAAATACATGGTCAAAGAATTATTTAAGGTCTTCATTTTCAGCAATTGTTGTGCCTTAATTTCCCTGTTTATAAAAAGCAGGGAGCTGTTTCCTTATCTTGGACAGCTGCTATCAATCTCAGGAGTTCTACTTGCCAAGATAATAAATTGAGGAAGACAGAAGACCACCAAAGTATCTTTTAGGAAATTAACTCTGACAGTTAAGTAGACAGAACCTCTTTAAAGATTAGCatgaaagatttatttaaaaaaaccaaacacctttCTACAAATGTTTAAGAATGCCACTACAAAGAGACGAGACAAATGAACTGAATGGTCACAGAAGTTACATGGTCATATGTCCGTACTAGAAACTCTTCTTGAGCAATCTAGTAGTTAAATTTCAGATTATAGTTTTCACTAGAGAAAGGCAAACTTGGTCTCTTGAACTATTTGAAAGCAGACTAAAGACCAtgctggcagggcagcgtgacaacagaaaaatctgcatAGGCAGTAAGGAAAAATTCCGATAAAATATtccacaaaaaggaaaaaagtggtgCTAGAATTTCATCTAACTTTAGCAAAGCTTAGCTGCTTTTAGTACCCTTACCCTAGATGTATATTTAAACCTAAATATAGGTATGGAGGTATTTTTTGTCTAAAGTTTATGCAGGTTTTTTGATTAAATACTTGTAAAATTTAATGCAACATTTGATTTCCTTAGAGAGTAAAACAGTCTGCTGTGTATCAAGTAGTATGGATGTTACCAATTTAGATCAGTTAAAGACTGCTGTTAGCCAGCAGTTGAACAGGTGTTTCTTCAAACACAGACATTTAATTCCGtagatgcttttaaaatctaGCAGTGCTATTTAGTTACGCCAGCCGCTCCCTCAAATTAATACAAACATTATGATATTAACGCCTttccccttaatttttttccgctcaaaacaaaacatgtaaaatCTCTCAAACTTACTGAAATGTTTACTGTCTGCTTCTTTCTCAATTTTTTGGGGTCTATTTGCGCCACGACCACATCTGGGCATCGAGCTGCTTCAATcctacaaaataaaatcaagtggctacatttttttctttttgtaacagGTGGTGGTTATATGCCGGTGTCTCTGAAATACTGCACCTGCGGAAACCTTCAGGTGAGTAAAACACTGACTATACCGGCAATTCTTACAGAGGGTTTGACTTGAGAGTTACAGATCGAGTATTCTCGGTTGCTGCACGACTGCTCTGGCCTCCTCGGAGCTTGCTTACGTCCTAACTTGCCCGAAGCGCGGCCCCGGGAGGCCGCCGCTGCCGGTACGGAGAGCCAAGAACGGGACCTCCACCTTTCTGCGGGGAGCAGGGCGGCACCGGCCCCCAGAGCTGCGGATCGCCGTGGAGCTGCGAGCCTGCCGCGGCTCGCCGCCGCCGAGCGCGCCGTGCAGCGGGCGTTCCGCGGCCCCGCAGAAGCGGCAGCCTCGCAGAAAGCGGACGGGTTTAGAGGCGATGCCGGACGGGGTCCCGCCGCGCCGGGAGCACTGAGGAAACGGCTCTTCTGGCTGCGGCTGGCAGGTTAACGGTAGCACGACGCAGCAAGCCCCCGCGCACCCCAAGG comes from Haliaeetus albicilla chromosome 5, bHalAlb1.1, whole genome shotgun sequence and encodes:
- the GEMIN2 gene encoding gem-associated protein 2, whose translation is MEPGVEELMPRLLPVDDCDLAEDFDPTVPPRTPQEYLKRVQIEAARCPDVVVAQIDPKKLRKKQTVNISISGCQPAPEGYSPTLKWQQQQVANFSAVRQSLNKHRNRWRSQHLDSNVTMPKSEDEEGWKKFCLGEKVYSEIDALSDNENLGIDYIKVGFPPLLSIVSRMSQATVTSVLEYLISWFGEKKFTPELGRWLYALLACLEKPLLPEAHSLIRQLARRCSEVRVLEENKNEEQISALNLIICLVSRYFDQRDLADEPS